A stretch of the Aggregatibacter sp. HMT-949 genome encodes the following:
- the fdnG gene encoding formate dehydrogenase-N subunit alpha, which produces MQVSRRKFFKICAGGMAGTSAAMLGFAPATALAAPREYKLLRAFESRNTCTYCSVSCGMLLYSTGKPYDTLSSHTGTNTRSKLFHLEGDPDHPISRGALCPKGAGALDYINSESRCLYPQYRAPGSDKWVRLSWEDAIKRISRLLKDDRDANFVEKDASGKTVNRWTTTGIMTASAMSNEAALLTHKWVRMLGMVPMCNQANTUHGPTVASLAPSFGRGAMTNNWVDIKNANLILVQGGNPAEAHPVGFRWAIEAKKNGAKIIVVDPRFNRTASVADLHAPLRSGTDIAFLMGVIRYLLETNQIQHEYVKHYTNASFLIDEGFKFEDGLFVGFDEEKHTYDKSKWNYQFDENGHAKRDMTLQDPRCVINILKDHVSRYTPEMVERITGVKQKTFLQICEEIGKTSAPNKTMTHLYALGLTEHTIGTQNIRSMAMIQLLLGNIGMPGGGINALRGHSNVQGTTDMGLLPMSLPGYMRLPNDKDTSYEQYINAITPKDIVPNQTNYYRNTSKFFVSMMKTFYGDKATKENGWGFDFLPKADRLYDPITHVKLMNDGKLNGWILQGFNVLNSLPNKNKTVSGMSKLKFLVVMDPLQTESSEFWKNFGESNNVNPAEIQTEVFRLPTTCFAEEDGSIANSGRWAQWHWKGCDQPGEALPDVEILSMIREEMHHLYQKEGGRGIESFEAMTWNYAQPHAPSAAELAKELNGYALEDLLDANGNVVYKKGQLLSGFAHLRDDGTTSAGNWIYVGQWTEKGNQMANRDNSDPSGLGCTLGWAFAWPANRRVLYSRASLDINGNPWDKNRQLIKWNGKNWNWHDVADYGTQPPGSDAGPFIMSAEGVGRLFAVDKITTGPLPEHYEPIESPIDTNPLHPSVVSDPTVRIYKEDREFIGSNKDFPYVATTYRLTEHFHSWTAQSAINIIAQPQQFVEIGEKLAAEKGIQKGDMVKITSRRGYIKAVAVVTKRLKDLEIDGRTVHHVGIPIHWNMKALNGKGNRGFSTNTLTPSWGEGVTQTPEYKTFLVNIEKAEA; this is translated from the coding sequence ATGCAGGTCTCAAGAAGAAAATTCTTTAAGATCTGTGCAGGTGGTATGGCGGGGACGTCTGCTGCGATGTTGGGCTTTGCACCAGCAACCGCTTTAGCAGCACCGCGTGAATACAAATTATTGCGAGCTTTTGAATCTCGTAATACCTGTACATATTGTTCTGTAAGCTGCGGTATGTTGCTATATAGCACAGGCAAACCTTATGACACATTAAGTAGCCACACCGGCACCAATACCCGTTCTAAATTATTCCACCTTGAAGGTGACCCAGACCATCCGATAAGCCGTGGAGCGTTATGTCCGAAAGGTGCAGGTGCACTTGACTATATTAATAGCGAAAGCCGTTGCTTATACCCGCAATACCGCGCACCAGGTTCAGACAAATGGGTTCGCCTTTCTTGGGAAGATGCAATTAAACGCATTTCTCGTTTATTAAAAGATGACCGTGATGCTAACTTTGTTGAAAAAGATGCAAGTGGCAAAACTGTTAACCGTTGGACCACCACTGGGATTATGACCGCTTCCGCCATGAGCAACGAGGCCGCACTGCTGACTCATAAATGGGTGCGGATGTTGGGCATGGTGCCGATGTGTAACCAAGCGAATACTTGACACGGACCAACGGTAGCAAGTCTTGCTCCATCATTTGGTCGCGGTGCCATGACAAATAACTGGGTTGACATCAAAAACGCCAATCTTATTCTTGTGCAAGGTGGTAACCCTGCTGAAGCTCACCCTGTTGGCTTCCGTTGGGCAATCGAAGCGAAGAAAAACGGTGCGAAAATCATCGTAGTTGACCCTCGTTTTAACCGTACTGCTTCTGTTGCTGACCTTCATGCACCACTGCGTTCCGGTACTGATATCGCATTCTTAATGGGTGTGATTCGTTACCTATTGGAAACCAATCAAATCCAACACGAATACGTTAAACACTACACCAATGCTTCCTTCTTAATTGATGAAGGCTTCAAATTTGAAGATGGTTTATTCGTGGGCTTTGATGAAGAAAAACACACTTACGATAAATCAAAATGGAACTACCAATTCGACGAAAATGGCCATGCTAAACGCGATATGACCTTACAAGATCCACGCTGTGTGATTAATATCTTGAAAGATCACGTTTCGCGCTATACGCCGGAAATGGTTGAGCGTATCACTGGTGTGAAACAAAAAACCTTCTTACAAATCTGTGAAGAAATTGGTAAAACCTCTGCGCCAAACAAAACTATGACGCACTTATATGCGTTAGGTCTAACTGAGCACACAATTGGTACACAGAACATTCGCTCAATGGCAATGATCCAATTACTATTGGGTAATATTGGTATGCCGGGTGGTGGTATTAATGCATTGCGTGGACACTCAAACGTACAAGGTACAACTGATATGGGCTTATTGCCGATGTCTTTACCTGGCTATATGCGTTTACCAAATGACAAAGATACGTCTTACGAACAATATATTAATGCGATTACACCAAAAGATATCGTACCAAACCAAACAAACTACTACCGTAATACATCGAAATTCTTCGTAAGTATGATGAAAACGTTCTATGGTGATAAAGCAACCAAAGAAAATGGTTGGGGCTTCGATTTCTTACCAAAAGCTGACCGCTTATACGATCCGATCACTCATGTCAAATTAATGAATGATGGCAAATTAAACGGTTGGATTTTACAAGGTTTCAACGTATTAAACTCATTACCAAACAAAAACAAAACTGTTTCAGGTATGAGCAAATTGAAATTCTTAGTGGTTATGGATCCACTTCAAACTGAATCTTCTGAATTCTGGAAAAACTTTGGTGAGTCAAACAACGTAAATCCAGCAGAAATTCAAACTGAGGTATTCCGTTTACCTACCACCTGTTTCGCAGAAGAAGATGGTTCTATTGCTAACTCCGGTCGTTGGGCTCAATGGCACTGGAAAGGCTGTGATCAACCAGGTGAAGCGCTACCTGATGTAGAGATTCTTTCTATGATTCGTGAAGAAATGCATCATCTTTATCAAAAAGAAGGTGGTCGCGGTATCGAATCGTTTGAAGCCATGACTTGGAACTATGCACAACCGCATGCACCAAGTGCTGCAGAGTTAGCGAAGGAATTAAATGGTTATGCTCTTGAAGATCTTTTAGATGCTAACGGTAATGTGGTTTATAAGAAAGGCCAATTACTCAGTGGCTTTGCTCACTTACGTGATGACGGCACCACTTCTGCTGGTAACTGGATCTACGTCGGTCAATGGACTGAAAAAGGTAACCAAATGGCGAATCGTGACAACTCAGACCCTTCAGGTTTAGGTTGTACATTAGGTTGGGCCTTCGCATGGCCGGCAAACCGCCGTGTTCTTTACAGCCGTGCTTCACTTGATATTAATGGGAATCCTTGGGATAAAAACCGTCAATTAATCAAATGGAACGGTAAAAACTGGAACTGGCATGATGTAGCTGACTATGGCACACAACCCCCTGGCTCTGATGCGGGTCCATTTATTATGTCTGCAGAAGGCGTAGGTCGTTTATTTGCTGTAGATAAAATTACAACAGGCCCATTACCTGAACACTATGAGCCAATTGAAAGTCCGATTGACACTAACCCGCTACATCCAAGTGTAGTCTCTGATCCGACTGTTCGTATTTATAAAGAAGACCGTGAATTTATCGGTTCAAACAAAGATTTCCCTTATGTGGCAACCACTTATCGTTTGACCGAACACTTCCACAGTTGGACAGCGCAATCTGCGATCAACATAATCGCGCAACCGCAACAATTTGTGGAAATCGGTGAGAAATTAGCGGCAGAAAAAGGCATCCAAAAAGGTGATATGGTGAAAATTACTTCTCGCCGTGGCTATATTAAAGCCGTTGCGGTTGTAACGAAACGTTTGAAAGATTTAGAAATCGACGGACGTACTGTACACCATGTGGGTATCCCAATTCACTGGAATATGAAAGCCTTAAATGGTAAAGGCAACCGTGGTTTCTCCACCAATACCTTAACACCATCTTGGGGTGAAGGTGTCACTCAAACACCAGAATACAAAACATTCTTGGTAAACATTGAGAAAGCGGAGGCATAA
- the fdhD gene encoding formate dehydrogenase accessory sulfurtransferase FdhD: MNWRTKQKINVIKIQKDGEKSLPFWQEKEDFLAVETPVSLVYNGISHAVMMCTPQDLEDFALGFSLTEGIIDKPTDIYGIDVLEVCNGIEVQIELSSRKFMALKEHRRNLTGRTGCGICGTEQLNQVYKNFPQLACTFQFNINLLDDCLRTLQIHQQLGRQTGATHAAAFFDLQGNMLAIREDVGRHVALDKLLGWQAKADKPQGFVLVSSRASYEMVQKMIACGVEMLVAISAATDLAVKMAETHHLTLIGFAREGKANVYAGSMRLDLEDLTSFA; encoded by the coding sequence ATGAATTGGCGAACAAAACAAAAGATTAATGTCATCAAGATACAGAAAGACGGAGAAAAATCTCTCCCATTTTGGCAAGAAAAGGAGGATTTTCTTGCCGTCGAAACGCCGGTTTCCCTTGTATATAACGGCATTTCTCACGCTGTAATGATGTGCACGCCGCAGGATTTGGAAGACTTCGCGCTCGGTTTTTCGCTCACTGAAGGCATTATTGACAAACCGACAGATATTTACGGCATCGACGTACTTGAAGTGTGCAACGGCATCGAAGTACAAATTGAACTATCCAGCCGTAAGTTTATGGCGTTAAAAGAACATCGTCGTAATCTCACCGGCCGCACCGGCTGCGGCATTTGCGGCACGGAACAGCTTAATCAAGTGTACAAAAATTTTCCCCAATTAGCCTGCACGTTTCAGTTCAATATCAATCTGCTTGATGATTGCTTGCGCACATTGCAAATTCACCAACAGCTCGGCCGACAAACCGGTGCCACGCACGCCGCCGCGTTTTTTGATTTACAAGGCAATATGCTTGCGATTCGTGAAGACGTAGGACGCCATGTAGCCTTGGATAAATTGCTTGGCTGGCAGGCCAAAGCCGATAAGCCGCAGGGATTTGTCTTAGTGTCTAGTCGCGCCAGTTATGAAATGGTACAAAAGATGATTGCTTGCGGTGTGGAAATGTTGGTGGCGATTTCTGCTGCAACGGATTTAGCGGTAAAAATGGCGGAAACGCATCATTTGACTTTAATTGGCTTTGCGCGAGAAGGCAAAGCCAATGTTTATGCGGGTTCAATGCGGTTGGATTTGGAAGATTTAACTTCGTTCGCTTGA
- a CDS encoding YajQ family cyclic di-GMP-binding protein, translated as MPSFDIVSEITMHEVRNAVENANRVLSTRYDFRGVEAVIELNEKNETVKVTTESEFQLEQLIEILIGAFVKRGIEHSSLDIPSESEHHGKLYSKEIKLKQGIETEMAKKITKLVKDSKIKVQTQIQGEQVRVTGKSRDDLQAVIQLVKNAELGQPFQFNNFRD; from the coding sequence ATGCCATCTTTTGATATCGTTTCCGAAATTACCATGCACGAAGTACGCAATGCGGTAGAAAACGCGAACCGCGTGCTCAGCACCCGTTATGACTTCCGTGGCGTAGAAGCCGTCATTGAACTCAATGAAAAAAATGAAACCGTGAAAGTGACCACGGAGTCGGAATTTCAACTCGAACAACTGATTGAAATTTTGATCGGCGCTTTTGTGAAGCGTGGGATTGAGCATAGCTCGCTTGATATTCCTTCGGAAAGCGAACATCACGGCAAACTTTACAGCAAGGAAATCAAGCTCAAACAAGGGATTGAAACGGAGATGGCGAAGAAAATCACCAAATTGGTGAAAGATTCCAAAATCAAAGTACAAACTCAAATTCAAGGCGAGCAGGTTCGTGTAACCGGAAAATCGCGCGACGATTTACAGGCGGTGATTCAATTAGTCAAAAATGCCGAACTGGGACAACCGTTTCAGTTCAACAATTTTAGAGATTAA
- the serB gene encoding phosphoserine phosphatase: MQIQNLASITRQYPVLPSALLSDSPAAQTNHAFILYGTALNLNAVLNFQQKCAQNFQCFDAWNVAHNTVVLLKGKWRDDFPRAAHELGLDIALLDFEAKLSEKGLLVMDMDSTAIQIECIDEIAKLAGTGGLVSAITESAMRGELDFEQSLRRRVGTLKGAPESILQQVRSNLPLMPGLEETIRTLQQHGWKTAIASGGFTYFADYLKDLLQLDFAVSNQFDIENGKLTGVVKGDVVDAQYKAAVLQRLRAEYAIAPQHSIAIGDGANDLAMMKIAGLGVAFHAKPKVQQQAQVVVNFADLTALLCLLTANDRIS, from the coding sequence ATGCAAATTCAAAACCTTGCCAGTATTACCCGCCAATATCCCGTGCTGCCAAGCGCGCTTTTAAGCGATTCCCCCGCCGCCCAAACAAACCACGCGTTCATCCTTTATGGCACCGCATTGAACCTCAATGCGGTGCTCAATTTTCAACAGAAATGCGCGCAAAATTTTCAGTGTTTCGATGCTTGGAACGTGGCGCACAACACCGTTGTTTTACTGAAAGGCAAATGGCGGGACGATTTTCCTCGCGCCGCGCACGAGCTGGGCTTAGATATCGCCCTTCTGGATTTTGAAGCGAAATTATCGGAAAAAGGGCTATTAGTGATGGATATGGATTCCACGGCAATTCAAATCGAATGCATTGATGAAATCGCTAAACTGGCCGGAACGGGGGGATTGGTGTCCGCCATTACAGAAAGCGCAATGCGCGGCGAATTGGACTTTGAGCAAAGTTTGCGCCGTCGCGTCGGCACCTTAAAAGGCGCGCCGGAAAGCATTCTGCAACAAGTGCGGTCGAATTTGCCGTTAATGCCGGGGCTTGAAGAAACTATTCGAACGCTACAACAGCACGGTTGGAAGACCGCCATCGCATCGGGTGGTTTCACCTATTTCGCCGATTATTTGAAAGACCTATTGCAATTGGATTTCGCCGTCTCAAATCAATTTGATATTGAAAACGGCAAACTCACCGGAGTCGTCAAAGGCGATGTGGTTGATGCACAATATAAAGCCGCTGTTTTACAACGCTTACGCGCCGAATACGCTATTGCGCCGCAACATTCCATCGCCATTGGCGATGGCGCAAATGATTTGGCAATGATGAAAATCGCCGGTTTAGGCGTTGCCTTCCACGCCAAACCGAAAGTGCAACAACAGGCGCAAGTTGTGGTAAACTTCGCCGACTTAACCGCACTGCTATGCCTTTTGACGGCGAATGACCGAATTTCGTAA
- a CDS encoding YtjB family periplasmic protein produces MHFMKEKLTASIMLGLIVLLGFSALGVILFGVQQFKIASQLAGTNQVSHLSHILVRQQASLFSALLINNAQSEKLNENLENLVQQRFVLDASLYNAQGKLLAQSAGAEKLRERLGLDKNSQHQIMTQQIVEPIYADSGIQGFLRVTMDGQYEQSSQGKIDRIFHQLYGGFIVVFLLGALLASSIHYFIGYYRRTNPSAYNLRKTLDLPVKSGSRRFHQRRRRA; encoded by the coding sequence TTGCATTTTATGAAAGAAAAACTAACCGCATCAATTATGTTGGGGCTCATTGTGCTGTTGGGTTTTAGCGCTCTGGGTGTCATTTTATTCGGCGTACAGCAATTTAAAATTGCCTCGCAACTTGCCGGCACAAATCAGGTTTCGCATTTATCCCATATTTTAGTGCGTCAACAGGCGAGTCTATTTTCCGCGCTTTTAATTAATAATGCGCAATCGGAAAAACTCAACGAGAATTTAGAGAATTTGGTACAACAACGGTTTGTGCTGGATGCCTCCTTGTATAACGCACAAGGCAAATTGCTGGCGCAAAGCGCCGGTGCGGAAAAGTTACGCGAACGTTTAGGGTTGGATAAAAATTCGCAGCATCAAATCATGACGCAACAAATCGTCGAGCCGATTTATGCCGATTCGGGCATTCAAGGTTTTTTACGGGTGACAATGGACGGGCAATACGAACAATCGTCGCAAGGCAAAATTGATCGCATTTTTCACCAACTCTACGGCGGATTCATTGTCGTCTTCTTGTTAGGCGCCTTGTTGGCGAGCTCGATTCATTATTTTATTGGTTATTATCGTCGGACGAATCCTTCGGCTTATAACCTCAGAAAAACGCTTGACTTACCGGTTAAATCCGGCAGCCGACGTTTTCATCAAAGACGGCGCCGCGCCTAA
- the tkt gene encoding transketolase, with the protein MPTRRQLANAIRFLSMDAVQKAKSGHPGAPMGMADIAEVLWRDFLKHNPTNPKWADRDRFVLSNGHGSMLIYSLLHLTGYDLSIEDLKQFRQLHSKTPGHPEYGYAPGVETTTGPLGQGITNAVGMAIAEKTLAGQFNREGHEIVDHHTYVFLGDGCLMEGISHEACSLAGTLGLGKLIAFYDDNNISIDGHVDGWFSDDTAERFEAYGWQVIRNVDGHDAEQIRAAIVLAQAEKEKPTLIICKTIIGFGSPNKSGSHDCHGAPLGDEEIALTRKALNWDYAPFEIPAEYYAQWDAKAKGAAEEKSWQEKFAAYEKAYPELAAEFKRRIVGNLPANWAAESKAFIEKLQANPASIASRKASQNAIEAYAHILPEFLGGSADLASSNLTLWSGSKPIRAHENVGGNYINYGVREFGMSAIMNGIALHGGFIPYGATFLMFYEYAHNAVRMAALMKQRSLFVYTHDSIGLGEDGPTHQPVEQTAALRLIPNLETWRPCDQVESAIAWQQAVERKDGPSALIFTRQNLTQMNRTSEQLANVARGAYILKDCAGTPDLIFIATGSEVELAVKAAEVLSAEGKNIRVVSMPSTNRFDKQDEAYRESVLPSSVTKRIAIEAGISDFWYKYVGFGGRIVGMHGFGESAPADQLFKLFGFTVDNVVATAKEIL; encoded by the coding sequence ATGCCAACTCGCAGACAATTAGCCAATGCAATTCGTTTTTTATCCATGGATGCGGTGCAAAAAGCCAAATCCGGCCACCCGGGCGCCCCGATGGGCATGGCGGACATTGCGGAAGTATTATGGCGCGATTTCTTAAAACACAATCCAACCAACCCGAAATGGGCGGATCGTGACCGTTTTGTCTTATCAAACGGCCATGGCTCTATGTTGATTTATAGCCTTTTACATTTAACCGGCTACGATCTTTCTATTGAAGACTTAAAACAATTCCGTCAACTTCATTCTAAAACCCCGGGCCACCCGGAATACGGTTATGCACCGGGCGTGGAAACCACCACCGGCCCGCTCGGTCAAGGTATCACCAATGCGGTGGGAATGGCGATTGCAGAGAAAACTTTAGCCGGCCAATTTAACCGCGAAGGTCATGAAATCGTGGATCACCACACTTATGTGTTCTTAGGCGACGGCTGCTTGATGGAAGGGATTTCACACGAAGCCTGTTCTTTAGCCGGCACTTTAGGCTTAGGCAAATTAATTGCCTTCTATGATGACAACAATATTTCCATTGATGGTCACGTCGATGGCTGGTTCAGCGATGATACCGCAGAACGTTTTGAAGCCTACGGTTGGCAAGTAATCCGCAATGTAGATGGTCACGATGCAGAACAAATTCGTGCGGCAATCGTTCTGGCGCAAGCAGAAAAAGAAAAACCAACCTTAATCATCTGCAAAACCATTATCGGTTTCGGTTCACCGAACAAATCAGGCTCGCACGATTGCCACGGCGCGCCATTAGGCGATGAAGAAATTGCCTTAACCCGCAAAGCCTTAAATTGGGATTACGCACCGTTTGAAATTCCGGCGGAATACTATGCGCAGTGGGATGCCAAAGCCAAAGGCGCGGCGGAAGAAAAATCTTGGCAAGAAAAATTTGCGGCGTATGAAAAAGCCTATCCGGAATTAGCGGCAGAATTTAAACGTCGTATTGTAGGCAACTTGCCGGCAAATTGGGCGGCAGAATCCAAAGCCTTCATCGAAAAATTACAAGCCAACCCGGCAAGCATTGCAAGCCGTAAAGCCTCACAAAACGCGATTGAAGCCTACGCGCACATCCTGCCTGAATTCTTAGGCGGTTCTGCAGACTTAGCAAGTTCTAACCTAACATTATGGAGCGGTTCTAAACCAATCCGCGCCCACGAAAACGTAGGCGGTAACTACATCAACTACGGCGTACGCGAATTTGGTATGTCAGCGATCATGAACGGTATCGCGTTGCATGGCGGCTTTATTCCTTACGGCGCCACCTTCCTAATGTTCTACGAATACGCCCACAACGCCGTGCGTATGGCGGCATTAATGAAACAACGCTCATTATTCGTTTACACGCACGATTCTATCGGCTTAGGCGAAGACGGCCCAACTCACCAACCGGTGGAACAAACTGCCGCATTGCGTTTAATTCCAAACTTAGAAACTTGGCGTCCGTGCGACCAAGTGGAATCAGCAATCGCATGGCAACAAGCAGTTGAGCGCAAAGATGGCCCAAGTGCGTTAATCTTCACCCGCCAAAATCTCACACAAATGAACCGCACTTCCGAGCAATTAGCGAACGTGGCACGCGGTGCATACATCTTAAAAGATTGCGCCGGCACACCGGATCTCATCTTCATTGCCACCGGTTCTGAAGTGGAACTTGCCGTGAAAGCGGCAGAAGTATTAAGCGCGGAAGGTAAAAACATTCGCGTGGTGTCTATGCCAAGTACCAACCGTTTTGATAAACAAGACGAAGCCTATCGCGAAAGCGTATTGCCGTCTTCCGTAACCAAACGTATTGCCATCGAAGCGGGTATTTCTGATTTCTGGTACAAATACGTCGGCTTTGGCGGTCGTATCGTCGGCATGCACGGCTTCGGCGAATCCGCACCGGCGGATCAATTATTTAAATTGTTCGGTTTCACCGTGGATAACGTAGTCGCAACCGCAAAAGAAATTTTGTAA
- a CDS encoding DUF1016 N-terminal domain-containing protein codes for MKSLTNNYINEIKAILSNARRQAYRAINSAMIDAYWKIGERIVLEEQNGKERADYGKEILQNLSAILTQEFGKGFSYRSLREIRQFYLTFADVEKWRTLFAKLTWSHFQRVLKVSK; via the coding sequence ATGAAGAGTTTAACGAATAATTATATTAACGAAATTAAAGCCATTCTCTCAAATGCACGCCGACAAGCTTATCGCGCGATCAACTCAGCAATGATTGATGCATACTGGAAAATCGGTGAGCGTATTGTCTTAGAAGAACAAAATGGCAAAGAACGGGCGGATTATGGAAAGGAAATTTTGCAAAACCTTTCCGCTATTCTTACTCAAGAATTTGGAAAAGGATTTAGTTACCGCTCTTTACGTGAAATTCGCCAGTTTTATTTAACGTTCGCTGATGTTGAAAAATGGCGAACACTGTTCGCCAAATTGACTTGGTCACATTTTCAACGCGTACTTAAAGTTTCCAAATAA
- a CDS encoding alanine/glycine:cation symporter family protein: MSFTTILSTIDSFIWGPPLLILLSGTGLYLTLRLGFIQIRYLPRALGYLFKKEHGGKGDVSSFAALSTALAATIGTGNIVGVATAVQAGGPGALFWMWLVALLGMATKYAECLLAVKYRVKDRRGFMSGGPMYYIERGLGMKWLAKLFAVFGVLVAFFGIGTFPQVNAITHALEDTFNIPVIITAIVVTTLVAMIILGGVKRIATASSIIVPFMAISYVSVSIVIILLNWDKVPDALSLIIRSAFNPQSALGGALGFTVMKAIQSGVARGIFSNESGLGSAPIAAAAAQTHEPVRQGLISMTGTFLDTIIVCSMTGIVLVLTGAWNNPELAGATATNYAFAQGLGSSIGATIVTIGLLFFAFTTILGWCYYGERCFVYLAGTRGIRLYRLLFIVLVGIGSFLKLDIIWILADIVNGLMAFPNLIALIGLRKVIIEETKDYFTRLKINHHDQDEIA; the protein is encoded by the coding sequence ATGTCATTCACGACAATTCTATCAACCATCGACAGCTTTATTTGGGGCCCGCCGCTTCTTATTTTATTGTCCGGCACAGGGCTTTATCTCACCTTACGTTTAGGTTTCATTCAAATCCGCTATTTACCGCGCGCACTCGGCTATTTATTCAAAAAAGAGCACGGCGGCAAAGGCGACGTCTCTTCCTTTGCCGCGCTCAGCACCGCATTGGCGGCAACCATCGGCACCGGCAATATTGTCGGCGTGGCAACCGCCGTACAAGCCGGCGGCCCGGGCGCGCTTTTCTGGATGTGGTTAGTCGCATTGCTCGGCATGGCGACCAAATACGCCGAATGCTTATTAGCGGTAAAATACCGCGTAAAAGATCGCCGCGGTTTTATGTCCGGCGGCCCAATGTATTACATCGAACGTGGCTTAGGCATGAAATGGCTGGCAAAACTATTTGCCGTATTTGGCGTATTGGTCGCATTTTTTGGCATTGGCACCTTCCCACAAGTCAACGCAATTACGCACGCTCTGGAAGACACCTTCAACATACCGGTCATCATCACCGCCATCGTCGTCACCACATTAGTCGCCATGATTATTTTAGGCGGCGTAAAACGCATTGCCACCGCCTCCTCCATCATCGTACCCTTTATGGCGATTTCTTATGTCTCGGTTTCCATCGTAATTATTTTATTAAACTGGGACAAAGTGCCGGACGCCCTTTCATTAATTATCCGCAGTGCCTTCAATCCCCAATCCGCACTGGGTGGCGCATTAGGTTTCACCGTCATGAAAGCCATTCAATCCGGCGTCGCGCGCGGAATTTTCTCAAACGAATCCGGCCTTGGCAGCGCCCCCATCGCCGCCGCCGCCGCGCAAACCCACGAACCCGTACGCCAAGGCTTAATTTCCATGACCGGCACCTTTCTCGACACCATCATCGTTTGCAGCATGACAGGCATCGTCTTAGTCCTAACCGGCGCTTGGAACAACCCCGAACTCGCCGGCGCCACAGCAACCAACTACGCCTTCGCGCAAGGACTGGGCTCAAGCATCGGCGCCACCATCGTCACCATCGGCTTACTCTTCTTCGCCTTCACCACCATCCTAGGCTGGTGCTACTACGGCGAACGTTGCTTCGTCTATTTAGCCGGCACCCGCGGCATCCGTTTATACCGCCTGTTATTTATCGTCTTAGTCGGCATCGGCTCATTCTTAAAGCTCGACATCATCTGGATCCTCGCCGACATCGTAAACGGCCTCATGGCATTCCCAAATCTAATCGCCCTCATCGGCTTACGCAAAGTCATCATTGAAGAAACCAAAGATTACTTCACCCGCTTAAAAATCAACCACCACGACCAAGACGAAATCGCCTAA